The DNA region GATGAGGCGCGAGTCCTCGAGATTGAAGCAGAAGTTCGTCATGATGTCATAGCCTTCCTCACCAATGTCAACGAATATGTGGGCGATGCTGGTCGTTATATCCACCTCGGTATGACCAGCTCCGACGTACTTGATACTGCCCTTGCGTTGCAAATGGTAGACAGCATGGATCTCATTTTGAGCTGTGTCGAAGAACTGATCCAAGCTATTCGTTACCAAGCCCAACAGCACCGCTACACCGTAATGGTCGGTCGCTCTCACGGTATCCATGCCGAGCCCATGACTTTCGGGTTCAAGCTAGCAGGTTGGTTGGCAGAAATGCTTCGGAACCGCGATCGCCTATTAGCTGTGCGAAAAGAAATTGCAGTAGGCCAAATCTCCGGTGCCGTTGGAACCTACGCGAATATTGAACCCCGCGTTGAAGCAATTACCTGTCAAAAATTGGGCCTTGATCCTGACACCGCGTCAACTCAAGTTATTTCCCGCGATCGCCACGCCAACTACATGAATCAATTGGCAGTTTTGGCGGCATCTATCGAGCGCTTTGCCGTTGAAATTCGGAATTTACAGCGCACAGATGTCCTTGAAGTAGAAGAATTCTTTTCTAAGAAACAAAAAGGCTCCTCCGCGATGCCTCACAAGCGCAACCCCATTAAATCCGAACGATTAACCGGGATGGCTCGTTTGGTTCGTGGTAATGCGATGGCGGCTCTCGAAAACGTTGCCCTTTGGCATGAGCGCGATATTTCCCATAGTTGTGTTGAGCGTATTGCCCTCCCCGATAGCTGCATTCTCGTTCACTTTATGCTCAGAGACACTATTGGTCTCGTGAAAAATCTCTTGGTTTACCCAGAGAATATGAAGCGCAATATGAATGTTTATGGCGGTGTTATTTTCAGCCAACGCGTGTTACTTGCCCTAGTCGATAAAGGCATTAATCGCGAAGAAGCATACCGTCTTGTACAAGGTTGTGCCCATACAGCTTGGAATACAGAAGGCGGCGATTTCCGCGCCAATGTGAATGCAGACGCGGAAATCAATAAGCACCTCTCATCCGAAGAAATTGATGCTTGCTTCGACCCACAATTCCAAATTCGCCACCTCGATCAGGTGTATCAACGTTTGGGCATTTAATTTTTTTCAATCGAATAATACAACTTCAACTCACAACGGTTGAAGTTGTATTACTTTTTAGTGAAGAGAAACTGACATTTCTTTAGGAGAAATTTGTTCAGGTTAGAATCAAAAAACCTATATAAGATCTGACTGGAGAAACCCATTGGAAATCTCAGAGAAATATCGGCAACCTCTAGAGTGCAGTGCTTGTGCTGATAGTGTTGGGTTGGATTTTGATTTTACAATGGCATTTCAGCCAATTGTCAATACAAAGAAAAAAGAAATTTTCGCCTATGAAGCTTTAGCAAGAGGCCTTAAGAACGAACCGGCAGGTACAATCTTTGACCAGGTAAATAAGGATAATCGTTATCGGTTTGATCAATGCTGTCGTACAAAAGCGATCAAGCTTGCAGCCGATTTATCAATGTCTACATTACTCAGTATTAATTTCATGCCCAATGCAGTTTATCAGCCGGAATCCTGCATTCGAACAACGCTTAATGCGGCTGATGCCTATGGCTTTCCTATTGAAAAAATTATTTTTGAAATCACAGAAAGCGAAAAAGTTGATGATTTAGAGCATCTAAAAAAAATTGTTGCTTATTATCGTGAGAGAGGTTTTAAGACAGCAATTGATGACTTTGGTGCTGGTTATGCAGGTTTGAATTTTCTTTCAGAAATCCGTACAGATATTATTAAATTAGACATGGCTTTGATTCGTAATATTGATCGAGATTCTGTCAAACAAGCTATCATTCGAGGTGTTTTACAGGTTTGCCAAGAATTAAAAACAATTGTTATTGCGGAGGGAGTAGAAACACAAGCAGAGCTTAAAATTCTACAGTCTTTTGGCATTGAGCTTTTTCAGGGTTATTTATTTGCAAAACCGTTATTTCAACAACTTGTAAGTCCTACAAAAATCGACTTCAGTTCGTTATGTTCTGGTAAATAATAGCCCATTTTTTAAGCTTCAGCTAAATTTTCGACAATTACATCTCGTAACCCATCAAGAGTATATTGCTCTGCTTCGATGTCTACTTGCCCAAAGATTTCAAGACAGGTTTGCGACGTTAAAGGGCCAATTGAAGCAAGTTTAACAGGATCAAGTAGATGATGATCGCCACCATTTTGCTCTACTAATTTCCAAAAGTTTTTAACGGTTTTCGAGCTGGCAAAAGTAACCACATCAACAGATTTCCCCTGCAATGCCGACCAGACATCCGACGGAATTGAGCGAGGACAAGCAGATTCATAGGCTGGTGCTTCGACAATAGTTGCACCTTGACTCGTTAATTCTCTTACGAGTACATCACGTCCACCTGTTTCGACACGGGGGAAAAGAATTTTTTGCTCGGCTAATTCTTCAGGGAAATTTTCAACCAGAGAATCAGCCACAAAATTAGGCGGAATAAAATCAGCCTTCAAACCTTCTTTTGCGAGAAATTTAGCTGTCTTTTTACCAACTACTGCAATTTTGAGATTGCCTAAAGCTCTAGCATCTTTTCCTAAAGTACGTAAACGCTTAAAGAAAAACTCCACACCATTCGCCGAGGTAAGAATCAGCCAAGTAAAAGTATTGAGAGTGGCGATCGCCTGATCGAGAGGTTCCCAAGTGGAGGGCTCACGGATTTCGAGGGCTGGCATTTCAAGTACATTTGCACCAATCTCAGTCAATAGCTTGGTAAATTCACTGGATTGAGATGCGGCACGAGTAATTAAAATTGTCTTACCAGCCAAAGGTCTTGTACTTGTT from [Leptolyngbya] sp. PCC 7376 includes:
- the purB gene encoding adenylosuccinate lyase — protein: MIERYTLPEMGNLWTNEAKLKAWLKVEVAVCEAQAELGYIPTEAVEVIKEKADFDEARVLEIEAEVRHDVIAFLTNVNEYVGDAGRYIHLGMTSSDVLDTALALQMVDSMDLILSCVEELIQAIRYQAQQHRYTVMVGRSHGIHAEPMTFGFKLAGWLAEMLRNRDRLLAVRKEIAVGQISGAVGTYANIEPRVEAITCQKLGLDPDTASTQVISRDRHANYMNQLAVLAASIERFAVEIRNLQRTDVLEVEEFFSKKQKGSSAMPHKRNPIKSERLTGMARLVRGNAMAALENVALWHERDISHSCVERIALPDSCILVHFMLRDTIGLVKNLLVYPENMKRNMNVYGGVIFSQRVLLALVDKGINREEAYRLVQGCAHTAWNTEGGDFRANVNADAEINKHLSSEEIDACFDPQFQIRHLDQVYQRLGI
- a CDS encoding EAL domain-containing protein: MEISEKYRQPLECSACADSVGLDFDFTMAFQPIVNTKKKEIFAYEALARGLKNEPAGTIFDQVNKDNRYRFDQCCRTKAIKLAADLSMSTLLSINFMPNAVYQPESCIRTTLNAADAYGFPIEKIIFEITESEKVDDLEHLKKIVAYYRERGFKTAIDDFGAGYAGLNFLSEIRTDIIKLDMALIRNIDRDSVKQAIIRGVLQVCQELKTIVIAEGVETQAELKILQSFGIELFQGYLFAKPLFQQLVSPTKIDFSSLCSGK
- the cobA gene encoding uroporphyrinogen-III C-methyltransferase; its protein translation is MGKVFFVGSGLGSLEYLTVWGRSLLSSADVVMYDALGSQQLLDLVPEGCLQVYVGKRGGEKSTPQDEINRLLVEYGQLDKQVVRLKGGDPYIFGRSHPEVLALKEAGCEFEVVPGISSVLAAPLLAGIPLTHKALSAGFFVGTAHNPDAFDWAALAKLDTLVFLMGGRKLGEICQRLQDEGRSPDFPIAVVRAAGLLDQQIWAGTLSTITQRTQDAKKLSPCVIIVGQVVNLRPDYMSSTSTRPLAGKTILITRAASQSSEFTKLLTEIGANVLEMPALEIREPSTWEPLDQAIATLNTFTWLILTSANGVEFFFKRLRTLGKDARALGNLKIAVVGKKTAKFLAKEGLKADFIPPNFVADSLVENFPEELAEQKILFPRVETGGRDVLVRELTSQGATIVEAPAYESACPRSIPSDVWSALQGKSVDVVTFASSKTVKNFWKLVEQNGGDHHLLDPVKLASIGPLTSQTCLEIFGQVDIEAEQYTLDGLRDVIVENLAEA